Proteins encoded by one window of Microplitis mediator isolate UGA2020A chromosome 1, iyMicMedi2.1, whole genome shotgun sequence:
- the LOC130677184 gene encoding uncharacterized protein LOC130677184 has translation MQAKFLLILSIGVAVNIFMYADASECPPRDLREYLNCCNVQKLLTRSDIHKIHYTWGMVFKKPTELGLSILIGFYETYPEYKEDYTDFKDISNECLRKDKNFRSLAKEYADAFNKAVRALNKISSVENYFLNLGRVLAQMGISEHSLKDFKLSFIHTLQALEDNTFRQAEYLAWSKFFDILLCYMYEGFPN, from the exons TGGAGTTgcagtaaatatatttatgtatgccGATGCTAGTGAATGCCCTCCAAGAGACCTTAGAGAATACCTAAATTGTTGTAATGTTCAGAAGTTATTGACTCGTTCAGATATTCATAAAATCCATTATACGTGGGGAATGGTTTTCAAAAAACCAACAGAACTTGGCTTGTCAATACTTATagg attttatgAGACTTATCCAGAGTATAAAGAGGACTACACAGATTTCAAAGATATATCGAACGAGTGCTTAAGAAAAGATAAAAACTTCAGAAGTTTAGCAAAAGAGTACGCTGATGCATTTAATAAGGCAGTCCGtgcattgaataaaatttcatcagttgaaaattattttcttaatctCGGACGCGTTCTTGCCCAAATGGGAATATCAGAACACTCTCTGAAA gACTTCAAGTTGTCTTTCATTCATACTCTGCAAGCTCTTGAAGACAATACATTTAGACAAGCAGAGTATCTAGCCTGGAGTAAATTCTTTGACATACTCTTGTGTTACATGTATGAGGGTTttccaaattaa